A single genomic interval of Bacillus sp. es.036 harbors:
- a CDS encoding group II intron maturase-specific domain-containing protein: MRRYFSHFPWVQYPKSHGKVGSRPSRSAKQRFKNKLKKLTSRKRAGPWEQIITDINRITVGWINYYGIARMKAFIKDIEGRLNHRLRQIIWKRWKKVKTKFKMLRKYGIDHEDAMKLANSRKGYWRITRSEILQRALTKKRLIKWGLKEISTIYESRYSKG; this comes from the coding sequence TTGCGGCGCTACTTCAGCCACTTTCCTTGGGTTCAATATCCAAAATCTCATGGGAAGGTTGGAAGCCGACCAAGCAGGTCGGCGAAACAACGATTCAAAAACAAACTCAAAAAGCTAACCAGTCGGAAAAGAGCCGGCCCATGGGAACAGATTATCACAGATATCAATCGGATAACGGTGGGATGGATTAACTATTACGGTATCGCGAGAATGAAGGCGTTCATTAAGGATATCGAAGGAAGGTTAAACCATCGACTCAGACAGATCATCTGGAAAAGGTGGAAGAAAGTTAAGACGAAATTTAAAATGCTTCGCAAATATGGCATCGATCATGAGGATGCCATGAAATTGGCTAACTCCCGTAAGGGATACTGGAGGATTACACGATCGGAAATTCTTCAACGCGCACTTACAAAAAAGAGACTCATAAAATGGGGATTAAAAGAAATCTCTACAATTTATGAGTCACGTTACTCAAAAGGTTGA
- a CDS encoding alpha/beta fold hydrolase, whose protein sequence is MINIKKLVDIGDKELEVWMKGNGRTIIIQPGMISPLSEWNALWEDLSRHARVIIYNRAGCGKSDKGITTRNRRENAKDLNALIKKLSITSPIIIGHSYGGLILQQFAQEYPNVASGFVLVDSTSFDAYRLDEVEIEGEDGNSTEAWIEKCKTYSGLSKKHLQLEMADWVNELKEILPSISHKEVEKFMSNPTMFESLSEELEFDLLSRETNYYKAFPDTFTIVIGRDPKASIIEMVESEGLHKSEAEDIENIWQNLIRNQTKLNSNTKYILAKESGHRVHLENPEVIKRAVDSIFNSIKVKE, encoded by the coding sequence GTGATTAATATTAAGAAACTCGTCGATATCGGTGACAAAGAGCTCGAGGTATGGATGAAAGGCAATGGTAGAACTATAATCATCCAACCAGGTATGATAAGTCCTTTATCTGAATGGAATGCTTTGTGGGAAGATCTTTCAAGACACGCAAGAGTTATTATTTACAATAGAGCTGGCTGCGGCAAGAGTGATAAAGGGATAACAACAAGAAATCGCAGGGAAAACGCAAAGGATCTAAATGCACTAATTAAGAAACTTAGTATTACTTCACCTATTATCATAGGTCATTCATACGGAGGACTCATTCTTCAGCAATTTGCTCAGGAGTATCCGAACGTGGCTAGTGGGTTTGTTTTAGTCGACTCAACTTCATTTGATGCTTATAGGCTTGATGAAGTTGAGATCGAGGGAGAGGACGGCAATAGTACAGAAGCTTGGATAGAAAAATGTAAAACATATTCCGGTCTTTCAAAAAAACATCTACAACTGGAGATGGCAGATTGGGTTAATGAGCTTAAAGAGATATTACCAAGCATCAGTCATAAAGAAGTAGAGAAATTTATGAGTAACCCGACCATGTTCGAATCTCTAAGTGAAGAACTAGAATTTGACCTATTGTCCAGGGAAACGAATTATTACAAAGCCTTCCCTGATACTTTTACTATAGTGATAGGTAGGGATCCAAAGGCTTCAATTATAGAAATGGTAGAAAGTGAAGGGTTACATAAGTCAGAAGCCGAAGACATAGAAAATATATGGCAAAATTTAATTCGCAATCAAACAAAGTTAAACTCCAACACTAAATATATTTTGGCAAAAGAGTCCGGACATAGGGTTCATCTTGAAAATCCTGAAGTTATAAAGAGAGCTGTAGACTCCATTTTTAATAGTATAAAAGTGAAAGAATAA
- a CDS encoding serine kinase, translating to MRFVIVIPLILFGGFLIGLKISDIGNLGNTIMNIVGFGFLFIAILIGRNKKGNKHST from the coding sequence TTGAGATTTGTTATAGTTATTCCACTTATTTTGTTTGGTGGTTTTCTAATCGGTTTAAAAATTAGTGACATAGGCAATTTAGGTAATACCATTATGAACATAGTAGGGTTCGGATTTCTCTTCATTGCTATTTTAATTGGACGAAATAAGAAAGGAAATAAGCACTCAACTTAG
- a CDS encoding YuzF family protein, whose protein sequence is MNPGGMMYSQMSPNVPMQVVVVEPYVYAALRSLIGNRVVIDTSRGPVNGTVIDAKPDHVVVKEHDSTFFVRIGEIIWIMPES, encoded by the coding sequence ATGAATCCCGGTGGAATGATGTATTCCCAGATGTCACCCAATGTCCCTATGCAAGTTGTGGTCGTAGAGCCTTACGTATATGCAGCTCTTCGCAGCCTTATTGGAAATAGAGTGGTTATTGATACATCACGTGGTCCAGTAAATGGAACAGTGATTGATGCCAAACCAGATCATGTTGTGGTTAAAGAACATGATTCAACTTTCTTTGTTCGCATAGGCGAAATTATTTGGATTATGCCAGAGTCCTAA
- a CDS encoding GNAT family N-acetyltransferase, whose product MKVTQREYRVESLCYVIRSAELEDAHQLSNVRRQIDAETDFLDREKGEALLDGAMFKQIILKDEEAPTNLFLVAEVNSKIVGYARCEGTQLKRFSHKVTFGVGVLRDYWGYGIGSSLLKNSITWADRNNVKKIALYVSETNTKAVNLYQDHGFEVEGILKRDKRLSNDQYINTIIMGRVQSE is encoded by the coding sequence ATGAAGGTTACTCAAAGAGAATATAGGGTGGAAAGTTTATGTTACGTCATTCGCTCTGCCGAATTAGAAGATGCCCATCAGCTTTCTAACGTGAGAAGGCAGATTGATGCGGAGACAGACTTTTTGGACCGAGAGAAAGGAGAAGCGCTTCTAGACGGTGCTATGTTTAAACAAATCATTCTTAAAGATGAAGAAGCCCCAACGAACCTCTTTTTAGTAGCAGAAGTAAATAGCAAGATCGTTGGCTACGCGAGATGCGAAGGGACTCAGTTGAAGAGGTTTTCGCATAAAGTAACTTTCGGGGTTGGTGTCTTAAGAGACTATTGGGGCTATGGAATTGGAAGCAGCTTATTAAAGAACAGCATCACCTGGGCTGATCGTAACAATGTCAAGAAAATCGCGTTATATGTATCAGAGACGAATACAAAAGCCGTTAACCTTTATCAAGATCATGGGTTTGAAGTAGAAGGGATTTTGAAAAGAGATAAACGCTTGTCTAATGACCAATACATCAATACGATTATAATGGGACGTGTACAAAGCGAGTAG
- a CDS encoding DUF4021 domain-containing protein produces the protein MEKKTPNKNEIKQNNLNKFTNEYGADLDEQAMNGDYGMLETEEEDRANKKAKK, from the coding sequence ATGGAAAAAAAGACACCAAACAAAAATGAAATCAAACAGAACAATTTGAACAAATTCACGAATGAATATGGTGCTGATTTAGATGAACAGGCAATGAACGGCGATTACGGCATGCTAGAGACTGAGGAAGAAGATCGAGCAAACAAAAAAGCGAAGAAATAG
- a CDS encoding TlpA family protein disulfide reductase encodes MKKTLLSGALLIFIIVIVNHLSASDFEEKKALEVSNSNLQAADFNLSNFNGENYSLEVLQEKPLIINFWASWCGPCNNEAPLLVDLYEQYGENIEFYGINTTDGELKIKDAKGFMEKFNINFPVLLDIEGSVSKEYGVIALPTTYFIDQNGVIVDKILGEASKEELEMKIKKLINET; translated from the coding sequence ATGAAAAAAACTCTACTTTCAGGTGCACTATTAATATTCATAATAGTTATTGTAAATCATCTTTCTGCCTCAGATTTTGAAGAGAAGAAAGCATTGGAAGTATCAAATTCTAACTTACAGGCAGCTGATTTCAACTTAAGTAATTTTAATGGTGAAAACTACTCATTAGAAGTTCTTCAAGAAAAACCGTTGATAATTAATTTTTGGGCATCCTGGTGTGGACCGTGCAATAATGAAGCACCACTTCTCGTTGATTTATACGAACAATATGGAGAAAATATTGAGTTTTACGGCATTAACACCACTGATGGAGAACTAAAAATCAAAGATGCCAAAGGATTTATGGAGAAATTCAACATTAATTTTCCTGTATTATTAGATATTGAAGGTAGTGTATCCAAAGAATATGGAGTCATAGCGTTACCGACTACCTACTTTATTGATCAAAATGGAGTTATAGTTGATAAAATTCTAGGTGAAGCCTCAAAAGAAGAGCTTGAAATGAAAATAAAAAAATTAATAAATGAAACATAA
- a CDS encoding ABC transporter permease subunit encodes MNITLYAKMLKVHAKSISSYAIGSALYLLLIIGIYPSIADAPGLNELMESMPESFLAAFGMEGGFQHVSDFIAGEYYGLLYVVILSIFCLMTASQLMARHIDRGSMAYILATPNSRKKIAFTQALVLITGLLIIGLTTALAGVIGTEILIEDKPFEAMTFMNVNLVGILLFYVISGYSFLFSSMLNDERQALGISGLLTIVFYGMDLVGKMSDKLDWMVHLSLFSTFRPVEIARGSVDVWPTATFLFLLGTVLYAVAILIFSKRDLPL; translated from the coding sequence ATGAACATCACGTTATATGCAAAGATGTTAAAGGTTCATGCCAAATCAATCTCTAGCTATGCGATTGGTTCTGCTCTCTATCTTCTATTAATCATCGGCATTTATCCTTCGATTGCGGATGCACCTGGATTGAATGAATTAATGGAGTCGATGCCTGAAAGCTTTCTTGCGGCTTTCGGAATGGAGGGCGGCTTTCAACATGTAAGCGACTTTATTGCAGGGGAATACTATGGGTTACTGTATGTGGTGATTTTGTCGATTTTTTGCTTAATGACAGCGTCTCAGCTAATGGCTCGTCACATTGATCGAGGCTCAATGGCTTATATTCTTGCCACGCCGAACTCTAGAAAGAAAATCGCCTTTACTCAGGCACTTGTGCTTATCACAGGACTTCTCATTATCGGATTAACGACTGCTTTAGCAGGAGTCATTGGGACTGAGATCTTAATTGAGGATAAACCTTTTGAAGCAATGACGTTTATGAATGTTAACCTTGTCGGCATTCTATTATTCTACGTCATTTCAGGATACTCGTTTTTATTCTCTTCAATGTTAAATGATGAGCGACAGGCTCTTGGGATTTCCGGTTTACTCACAATCGTCTTCTATGGGATGGATTTAGTTGGAAAAATGAGTGATAAGCTCGATTGGATGGTACACCTTTCTCTCTTCTCAACGTTTCGCCCTGTTGAGATCGCGAGAGGTTCTGTTGACGTCTGGCCAACAGCCACGTTCTTATTTTTACTAGGTACAGTGCTCTATGCTGTTGCCATACTCATTTTCTCAAAAAGAGACCTTCCTTTATAA
- a CDS encoding DUF3021 domain-containing protein, with the protein MKTFLFRSMVGLFFGGFLAVLLTYGIIFLGDQATLDSNLFVTNSLGAIFCGWLFTVTPLYFEIHSLKLPQQTALHFFTVMVVYFILAYGIGWIQPDLVNILLFIAIALVFYSIMWTAFYLYFKHQSKKLNEDLQQTK; encoded by the coding sequence ATGAAAACATTTTTATTTAGGAGTATGGTTGGGTTATTTTTTGGAGGGTTTCTAGCTGTATTACTAACCTATGGGATTATTTTCTTAGGTGATCAAGCGACGCTTGATTCCAACCTTTTTGTAACAAACTCGTTAGGAGCGATTTTCTGTGGATGGTTGTTTACGGTTACACCGCTTTACTTTGAAATTCATTCTCTAAAACTCCCTCAACAAACAGCATTGCACTTTTTCACTGTAATGGTTGTCTATTTTATTTTGGCGTATGGGATTGGTTGGATCCAGCCAGATCTAGTAAATATATTACTCTTTATTGCTATTGCGCTTGTATTCTACAGCATCATGTGGACGGCTTTCTACTTATATTTTAAGCATCAATCTAAGAAATTAAATGAAGATCTTCAACAAACCAAGTAG
- a CDS encoding NUDIX hydrolase, producing MNYVKELRELVGQRPLILVGAVAIILNDKDEVLLQQRNERRKRWGLPGGLMDPGESTEETAIRESLEETGLTIRNLALFKLYSGKEFFTKADNGDEFYSVTTAYVTKEYEGKLTLTQESLAFDTFSSTNLPCHMVESHRRMIMDYFNEKNELP from the coding sequence TTGAATTATGTGAAAGAACTCCGCGAACTCGTTGGTCAACGACCTCTTATATTAGTTGGCGCTGTCGCCATAATTTTGAACGATAAAGATGAAGTTCTTCTTCAGCAACGGAATGAACGAAGGAAGCGATGGGGATTACCAGGCGGATTAATGGATCCTGGTGAATCGACAGAGGAAACCGCCATAAGAGAGTCTTTAGAGGAAACGGGCTTAACGATTCGAAACCTCGCGCTTTTCAAGCTTTATTCTGGTAAGGAATTTTTCACAAAAGCGGATAATGGGGATGAATTCTATTCCGTCACAACCGCTTATGTTACGAAGGAATACGAAGGAAAGCTTACCTTAACGCAGGAAAGCTTAGCATTTGATACGTTCTCTTCAACTAATCTCCCATGTCATATGGTTGAGAGTCATAGAAGAATGATTATGGATTATTTTAACGAAAAAAACGAGTTACCTTGA
- a CDS encoding TIGR04104 family putative zinc finger protein, with amino-acid sequence MPKCKNCGYSFKWNELIMKMLGINHLISGIFCPSCSAPHYLQLRKSRFIPFFLLFQVYMIVIILYGAVIPLSILIGGCVAFFIMLVLFYPFMIKLSYGKHPDL; translated from the coding sequence ATGCCTAAATGTAAAAACTGTGGTTATTCATTTAAGTGGAATGAACTTATTATGAAGATGTTGGGGATAAATCATCTGATTTCCGGTATCTTTTGTCCAAGTTGTTCAGCCCCACATTATCTTCAATTGAGAAAATCACGATTTATCCCATTTTTTCTCCTTTTTCAGGTCTATATGATAGTCATTATTTTATATGGAGCAGTCATCCCTTTGTCTATTCTTATTGGAGGGTGTGTGGCATTTTTTATCATGCTGGTTCTCTTTTATCCATTTATGATCAAACTGAGCTATGGAAAACACCCAGATTTATAA
- a CDS encoding GNAT family N-acetyltransferase, with protein sequence MTEIVTFAPEKEFRINAETVFQKHSGLIKQVLPESQVYHVGSTGVIGSLTKGDVDLQVRVTQEDFPEAKESLMAMYSLNTGSDQTSFFCAFEKEDEILPLGIQLTVNGSSVDNFRKVTQFFFEHPSYTEAYNHLKMKFEGEDMEEYRNEKSSFIAHILSTKEYEQLSKRMDLYEKVKFVEGETFLTIEETKNLTHSEMVELIGHLRIDPSIRSVKNVIVLVNSKFNSEIEALLENNGFELRADNITVRRDLDTISPKEDVPISFKSLNEISKSDFKRVWKESMVNSLNAPSSLNVDEQMRSVEVELGSTYKASCLVAYESNRLLGVVMPHIEPGTTNEGRLFYFGLVRSERGKGKSKQLHKQALDILKNDFDAAYYIGSTGKDNIPMLKTFQNSGCTIVESNKVYKREV encoded by the coding sequence ATGACAGAGATAGTTACATTCGCTCCTGAAAAGGAGTTTCGAATAAATGCAGAAACAGTCTTTCAAAAACATTCAGGGTTGATTAAACAAGTATTGCCTGAATCACAGGTTTACCACGTTGGTAGTACAGGAGTTATAGGTTCTTTGACAAAAGGAGATGTTGATCTTCAAGTTCGAGTGACTCAAGAAGATTTCCCCGAAGCAAAAGAATCATTGATGGCAATGTATAGTTTAAACACGGGTAGTGACCAAACTTCCTTTTTTTGTGCATTTGAAAAGGAAGATGAAATACTACCTCTTGGTATCCAGCTCACAGTTAATGGTTCTTCAGTAGATAATTTTCGCAAAGTAACTCAATTTTTCTTCGAACATCCATCATATACAGAAGCCTACAATCATTTGAAGATGAAGTTTGAAGGCGAAGATATGGAGGAGTACAGAAACGAGAAATCTTCTTTTATCGCTCATATTCTTTCCACAAAAGAATATGAGCAACTTTCCAAAAGGATGGACCTTTATGAAAAAGTGAAATTTGTTGAAGGGGAAACATTTTTAACAATTGAAGAAACGAAGAATCTTACTCATTCGGAAATGGTTGAACTTATTGGTCATTTGAGAATAGATCCTTCCATTAGAAGCGTAAAAAATGTCATCGTCCTTGTTAACTCTAAGTTTAACAGTGAAATTGAGGCGCTTTTGGAAAACAATGGATTTGAGTTACGTGCAGATAATATTACTGTACGGAGAGATTTAGATACCATTTCACCAAAAGAAGATGTTCCCATTTCATTTAAATCTTTAAATGAAATTTCCAAGAGTGATTTTAAGAGGGTTTGGAAAGAATCAATGGTTAACTCGTTAAATGCGCCTTCTTCATTAAATGTGGATGAACAAATGCGAAGTGTAGAGGTGGAGCTAGGTTCAACCTATAAAGCATCCTGTCTTGTAGCATATGAAAGTAATCGTCTTTTAGGTGTAGTAATGCCACACATAGAACCTGGCACTACTAACGAAGGTCGACTTTTTTACTTTGGACTGGTTCGAAGTGAGAGAGGTAAGGGAAAGAGTAAGCAGCTTCATAAGCAAGCATTGGATATATTGAAAAATGATTTTGATGCTGCCTATTATATCGGGAGTACGGGAAAAGATAACATACCTATGTTAAAGACATTTCAAAATAGTGGGTGTACTATCGTTGAAAGCAATAAGGTATATAAGAGAGAAGTATAA
- a CDS encoding helix-turn-helix transcriptional regulator, producing the protein MGDNSYHLSSDMASFKVVHIIYFYLIKGEYLEINSSIISELICNKISLFFRFVFNISNYDQKIIGDLSYAKYEVDDVNYSNTTQKTISYIEENLDDDIVIDELPSLIGYSKYHLLRVFKQETGKTIGEYIRHRRMAMASLMLLDSDESILSIGIIWGFQSQEAFTRAFKDIYNLPPSKYRKIMRTLLIKKEEDSVDDRNKVEKWTLSGSNPEIYEIKLDPSQFHTGKQSGLLYGKKETNQNHFATIMQGFQSNTYKGKRLKMSCFLKTEKVYKCGAWMRVDNKTGDVLQFDNMENRQIEGTTDWNYYSVILDVEEDSEAIHFGVLLHGSGKVWIDGFQFQEVSKNVQSTNILEVNPLPESPGNLDFSN; encoded by the coding sequence ATGGGGGATAATAGCTATCATCTTAGTAGTGATATGGCTTCTTTTAAAGTAGTACATATAATATACTTTTATCTAATCAAAGGAGAATATCTAGAAATCAATTCTTCCATAATCTCGGAGCTTATCTGTAATAAGATAAGCTTATTTTTTCGTTTTGTTTTTAATATTAGCAATTATGATCAAAAAATTATTGGTGATTTAAGCTATGCTAAATATGAGGTGGATGATGTGAACTATAGCAATACTACACAAAAAACGATTTCTTATATCGAAGAGAACTTAGATGATGACATAGTTATTGATGAATTGCCTTCTCTTATTGGTTATTCAAAATACCATTTACTTCGCGTTTTTAAGCAGGAAACTGGCAAGACAATTGGTGAGTATATTAGGCATCGGAGGATGGCTATGGCATCCTTAATGTTATTAGACAGTGATGAGTCAATTCTATCTATAGGCATTATTTGGGGGTTTCAATCGCAAGAAGCATTTACTCGGGCATTTAAAGATATTTATAATTTGCCACCGTCAAAGTATAGAAAAATAATGAGAACGCTTTTAATAAAAAAGGAGGAAGATAGTGTGGATGATCGTAATAAAGTAGAAAAATGGACTTTAAGTGGCTCAAATCCAGAAATATATGAGATTAAATTAGATCCATCACAATTTCATACAGGTAAACAATCAGGATTACTATATGGAAAAAAAGAAACAAATCAAAATCATTTTGCTACAATCATGCAAGGTTTTCAATCTAATACATACAAAGGAAAGAGATTGAAGATGTCATGTTTCCTAAAGACAGAGAAAGTTTATAAGTGTGGTGCCTGGATGCGTGTTGATAATAAGACTGGGGATGTATTGCAATTTGATAATATGGAAAATAGACAAATTGAGGGAACAACTGATTGGAACTACTATTCGGTTATTCTTGATGTCGAAGAAGACAGTGAGGCTATTCATTTTGGAGTATTGCTTCATGGTTCTGGGAAGGTGTGGATAGATGGATTCCAATTTCAGGAGGTTTCAAAAAATGTTCAATCAACAAATATCCTTGAAGTAAATCCTCTACCAGAAAGTCCTGGAAACCTAGATTTCAGTAATTAA
- a CDS encoding TIGR04104 family putative zinc finger protein — MGLPKCNRCGKPFKWRTIIKNIWGIYRPITCNNCGTKNKITYLSRVLVSLSIILPMLIFGFYLSSYSIGVRLIYMVLMGICISTFIPFFIKYESYH, encoded by the coding sequence ATGGGGTTACCAAAGTGTAATAGATGTGGGAAACCTTTTAAATGGAGAACCATAATAAAAAATATCTGGGGAATTTACAGACCAATCACTTGTAATAATTGCGGGACGAAAAATAAGATTACATATTTATCAAGAGTTTTAGTGTCTCTATCAATTATTCTTCCGATGTTGATTTTTGGGTTCTATTTATCCAGCTATTCTATTGGTGTTAGGTTGATTTATATGGTTTTGATGGGCATATGTATTTCTACGTTCATCCCCTTCTTTATAAAATATGAATCCTATCACTAA
- a CDS encoding ABC transporter ATP-binding protein, producing the protein MIELNGLTKKFSNGKGIFDVTFSIPKGEVFGFLGPNGAGKSTTIRHLMGFMKPSKGSASINGMDTWKDAAKIQEKIGYLPGEISFLDGMDGMEFLKLLGGMRGMKQTDYRDELIHRLQFDVKTPIRKMSKGMKQKVGIVAAFMHEPEVIILDEPTSGLDPLMQRIFIEIVMEQKEKGTTFLMSSHSFSEIERTCDRAAIIKDGKIVVVENIHDLQQKQRRLFDVTFASEEEAKLVKESKLDVVSVTENRAEIAVQGDYNQFIQALGDYQIRNIDIHEQNLEEVFLNYYDREANPS; encoded by the coding sequence ATGATCGAATTAAACGGCTTAACCAAAAAATTTTCAAATGGAAAAGGAATTTTTGACGTTACTTTCTCCATTCCAAAAGGAGAAGTATTTGGATTTCTCGGACCGAACGGTGCTGGGAAATCCACAACCATTCGTCACCTGATGGGATTTATGAAACCTTCAAAAGGCTCAGCATCGATAAATGGGATGGATACATGGAAAGATGCGGCTAAGATCCAAGAAAAGATTGGTTATCTTCCTGGTGAAATTTCTTTTCTTGATGGCATGGATGGAATGGAATTTCTTAAACTTCTCGGTGGCATGAGAGGAATGAAGCAAACAGACTATCGCGACGAGCTCATTCATCGCCTTCAGTTCGATGTGAAAACACCGATTCGTAAGATGTCGAAAGGAATGAAGCAAAAAGTCGGTATCGTGGCAGCTTTTATGCATGAACCAGAAGTCATTATTCTAGATGAACCGACATCAGGCCTCGATCCACTTATGCAGCGTATTTTCATTGAAATTGTGATGGAACAGAAGGAAAAAGGGACCACATTTCTCATGTCTTCTCATAGTTTTTCAGAAATTGAACGTACGTGTGATCGAGCTGCGATTATTAAAGATGGCAAAATTGTTGTCGTCGAAAATATTCATGACCTCCAGCAAAAACAGCGTCGACTCTTTGATGTGACGTTTGCAAGTGAGGAAGAAGCTAAGCTCGTAAAAGAAAGTAAACTTGACGTTGTTTCAGTCACCGAGAACCGTGCAGAAATTGCCGTACAGGGAGATTACAATCAATTTATTCAGGCTTTAGGAGATTATCAAATTCGAAATATTGATATTCATGAACAAAATCTCGAAGAAGTCTTTCTTAACTATTACGACAGGGAGGCGAACCCATCATGA
- a CDS encoding LytTR family DNA-binding domain-containing protein — translation MKISLDVNRKYDETSVTIHCREMDDSIKEILDYLNTEKTEFIVGKRGEGQHILKPNQVHSFHSEGDQVMATTAQGVFKVKEKLYELEESLPMNTFIRLSKSVIANLHEISHFEPSFNGTLAVHFQSGKKEYASRHYVGKIREILKMNRRSK, via the coding sequence GTGAAAATTTCACTCGATGTTAATCGGAAGTATGACGAAACGAGCGTAACGATTCACTGTAGAGAAATGGATGATTCGATTAAAGAGATATTGGATTATCTTAATACTGAAAAAACGGAATTCATTGTCGGTAAACGAGGCGAAGGGCAGCACATTTTAAAACCAAATCAAGTTCATTCTTTCCATTCAGAAGGCGATCAAGTAATGGCAACGACAGCTCAAGGCGTTTTTAAAGTGAAAGAGAAATTGTATGAGCTAGAAGAAAGTTTGCCGATGAATACATTTATCCGGCTCTCCAAGTCCGTCATTGCTAATCTGCATGAGATCAGTCATTTTGAACCATCATTTAATGGCACGCTCGCTGTACACTTTCAATCTGGTAAAAAAGAATATGCTTCAAGACATTATGTAGGCAAAATACGAGAGATTCTAAAAATGAATAGGAGGTCAAAGTAA
- a CDS encoding tyrosine-type recombinase/integrase produces the protein MLLSLVWEKYNLDKQIEGYSPLTLKTYNFQYNQLLRHFGNVDINGITTDHLKAYLVKMGSHLKPSSLGHRVRCIRSLFKWSYDEGLIQKNPAAKLKEPKLGKRIPKFLNEIEIEHLREACQNTMEKALFEFFYSTGCRIGEVVKLNREDVNFHSNSVIVHGKGDKEREVYFNTRCSIWLKRYLDERKDLEPCLFITERRPKRRMSIDLVRYIIKRISRRAELDKVIHPHQLRHSYATHMINNGAPLEVIQSLMGHEKSETTKLYAQLSGKLRHDFYTKYF, from the coding sequence ATGTTGTTATCACTTGTTTGGGAAAAATATAATCTTGATAAGCAAATTGAGGGCTATTCTCCGTTAACGCTCAAGACTTACAATTTTCAGTACAATCAGCTCTTACGTCATTTTGGCAATGTTGATATAAATGGGATTACGACAGATCATCTTAAAGCTTATTTAGTGAAAATGGGGAGTCATTTAAAGCCTTCTAGTTTAGGACATCGTGTTCGCTGCATCCGCTCACTGTTTAAATGGTCTTATGATGAGGGACTTATTCAGAAAAATCCAGCCGCTAAATTGAAAGAACCTAAGCTTGGTAAGAGAATTCCAAAGTTTCTAAATGAAATTGAAATTGAACACTTGAGAGAAGCCTGTCAGAATACGATGGAAAAAGCGTTGTTTGAATTCTTTTACTCAACTGGTTGTCGTATTGGTGAAGTTGTGAAGCTTAATCGTGAGGATGTTAACTTTCATTCAAATTCTGTTATTGTTCATGGAAAAGGAGATAAGGAAAGAGAAGTGTACTTTAACACGCGGTGTTCTATCTGGTTAAAACGCTATCTTGATGAGCGTAAAGACCTTGAACCTTGCTTATTCATAACGGAGAGAAGGCCAAAAAGAAGGATGAGTATTGATCTTGTCCGCTATATCATTAAACGAATTTCTAGACGTGCAGAACTTGATAAAGTGATTCACCCTCATCAATTAAGACATAGTTACGCAACGCATATGATTAATAACGGAGCTCCTCTTGAAGTGATTCAAAGTTTGATGGGGCATGAGAAGAGCGAAACAACAAAGCTATATGCTCAGCTTAGTGGAAAACTCCGTCACGACTTCTATACAAAATACTTTTAG